The segment CAAACCAAGGTCATTTGGCTCTGAAAGTGTGAAAAATGCCATTAAAAGGGTGTATACATAGGGATAAATTCGCGATGGACATTATTTCCCTCGTCCTTACCACTCTGCGGAATTCCAGTATGGAACCCAGGCGTTTGATTTGCTTTCGTGCTCTCTCCGGTTTCAGTCCTACAATCTGGAAAACCTGTTTCACGAACATGTCACCATTCGCATAATATAAAGGCGAGTTAAAACCAATCACCCTTATGCCAAGTTGTGCTTGAGTCtgcaaaatatcaaattcaagttACATGTAACCCTTTGCTATGATAATATAATGTACATTCTGTACTATTCATTTTCGTATTTCATCCTATTTACCTTTAGGTACTTCTTGTCATCAGCAAACATTTCAACATCGGGTATCTTCTGTAAAGACACTGCTTTGGCACTaaagaaaacatatcaaaatgtcAACGATCACCGCGGTTTTtcatatgaaatttacaactgtgTGCTGCATGGGGAcaatcggaacatcactcggcCTTTTCCGCCAACCTCGGATGTAAACCTCAGAATACAACGATTTTcatgatgaaaatgtgaatcGCATCTTTGCGTATTACCGACTTATGTGGCAAGACAAGAATCTCTGTTCGTCttttacataataaatacaTCAATGTGGTCTGTTTCATATCAATGCATACAGTTTTAATGGAATGAAACGGTTTATTCGAGAAATACCTGCTACTCAtgctattatacatgtatgtaaacaaaagatTGAGACTTTAAAGCTGAAGAAGAACGATGTGGAACTGATATCTTAGAGGCGATTGTTATATTAATATGAAGACATAAAAGGTCCAGTAACctattctttgattttttttaacggCAAGTTAGGTATCCGTAACTCGGTATATATTTCCCTGCAGACGGCCACATAACGTGTAAAATTGCGGGCGGCGCCATTTTTCTGGTCATGTGGCCCGAAACATTCACAAATATGGTGACGTATTACAATCAAGGTTTTCCGACTTGACGGAAAAGGTCGAGCGATGTTCCGATTGGCATAAGGAAGGTCTTATGAACATACCATTGGGTTCTGACAACTACAGTGAGGAAGGAGAAGATCAGGCCAACCCAGAGTCCCAGGTCCACATACAAAATGACGACAGCCAGGAATGTCACCACCCAGATCACCTAGGATTATGATATCAATTGAAATTATTATAACGATTTCCGTTTTATGTGGCGGCTTTAAAAATGTAGTAATTTGAGCTTCATCGTAAGGAGTATGATATAGAAGGCAATGACGATTCATATTGACAAACTATTATTGCATGAAGCACCTGTTTACTTCACTTTTATCTGCGAGGGTTTAGAAAAAGCTGGTATTGATTGAAATACTGAATGATATTGAATACATCTGTATTGGAGACACGGCGGCCGCATCTTTGTCGCGTGTACGAAAGGTAATACACAATAGGATATAATTACAGCAACAGGTGTTGAAGTAAGACtttaattaaaaaatcaattcttAGATTATTATTCATTCGCGTCAATTGAACAGTTTGCTATTCATCTATTATTCATTCGCGTCAATTGAACAGTTTGCTATTCGTATGGAAAGGAAAAATATTCATGTTATCACGGGAAAACAAGACTACCTCAAAACATTTATTTACGTGTATATCCGTCATGTAGTACACGTGATGATACTCACACAATCGTATCTGGAGACTTTCCACAAATTCTTCAACTCCAGAACTTGAAGAAACATACTTCTTAAGGCCACCATAATGATAGAGGAGAGAACGCACTGAAATATTGCAAAGTTCATAAAACGTATTGCGTTAGTGACAGTGGTGTCATAATTGTATGTGTATGATATGGGGTATAAAAAACATGTACTTACATTGGGGAGTGATTCAAACAGTGGTCCAATTAGAATTATCACAACCAGAACTAACGAGGCAGAAAACACACTCGTAACCTGCAAAGATACAATAATCAAAAGTAATATTAAAAGAGCATGAGATTCATAATCTACCAACATATACTGTATATGAACCTCATATAAAGCCAAAGATTCTTTAACCAATACCTGTGTTCTTCCGCCGGCAGAATCTTGCACGGATGATCTAGATACAGAAGCTGCAAACGGataacaagaaaagaaagaCCCGAAAATGTTCCCAGCACCATATGCAATAAGCTCCTGGTTCGAATCCATGGTATAATTGTGTTTCTTTGCCATCAGGGCCGCCAGTGAAACTGATTGAGCAAAGGCAACAACAGCGATGATAATGGCATCACTAACGTGTTCAAAAGCACTCTTCAGATTCGGAATTTGTGGTTCAGGCAACCTATAGATATCCAAATATTGTAATTATTTACAAGATAATTTCAATTTGTCGAACATAGAATTTAACATTCAGAATTGCTAAGCTTACCCTGCTGGAACCTTTCCCACAATTTTGATGTTGTACTCTGTGTGGAAGTTAAAAAAATACGACAAAAGTGTCCCTCCTACAACCTgcagaaaattaattttaaaaatcatatgacATATTGTATGTTTTGAGCACATTTTTGCACagcaaaatcaaaataaaatgaatttgatCAACTTTGGAACTAGGTATAGTGCCATATTCAATGAAAAGTTTCTcgaaatataaaaatgttgcaCTATCGATACGCGGAGTATTCGAACAATGAGGAAATCGAGGAAGATTGTACTCACCACCAAAAGTTCTATAGGAACTGGGACTTTGAGTTTGTGCTTAAATCGTTGATTGATCTGAACTTTGACTATATACAATATCACCATGCAAATAGCTGAAATGATAACTGTGACGTAATTGGTATTGGGCAGGTTCTCGATAATTGCCTTGTATGTCTGAAAGAGAAATACTAACACATAAATCACTGGGTTTCTGCGTTGTATTTTTGCAAAGACTGATCTGTTCATTGGAATTTATTCCACTTACGTAGATTATTTGGAAGAGATTGGGGAATCTAGGGATTTTCAATCCGAACACGTATTTGACCTGACTAGTAAAGACATGGACCGCTGCTCCGGTAGTGAAACCACTGACTAGAGGATCCGACATGTAAGTGGTAACAAATCCCAGTCTACAGGCGCCGAATATAACCTACCAAGTACAACAGTTCTCGTAACAATATTGCTGTGGTCGAGCAAAATTTCATGATAATGAcgaaaatagatacatgtaataaggcAAAAGAACCTGAACAACTCCAACTAGAAAACACATGGAGGAGGCCAGGGCTAATTTCTGCATGACGAAATCGTCGTCTGCCGAGGCGATTGTCGGGAGCATCGTCGTCAGGCTGAGAGTGTCATTGCCCCCCATCGTGTCGTTGATGTACGTGTTGTTTGCAGATAGACCCGTCGGTAGAACAGAGTTTGACTTTTGTGGTGAAATATTGGATACAACGGAACCAGTCATCAGACTTACAACGGCTACCGTTCCTAAAATGTACCAACAATGAGTTTAACAGCAACTAAGAGTGCCCAATTGTGTGATGTATCTTTTATTTACTTATTAATGcttaatatttctatatattttcaatattttgttttcattttaaatgccATGTAATCTACATATTATTTATtgaatatgtatatttttatgtgtAATATAACTGTTATGCAAACTAATTTCAAAATGGTTACAAACCCATTGATATATGACGAGATGTTCCAAAGaagaaataaattaaaactGGGAAGAAGGCCATATACAATCCAACAACTGGGGGCATATCTGCCAACATGGCATACGCCATTCCTACAGAAGAAGAATCGTCATCAAACAGTTTTACATAATGATAGAACTTAACATGTttagaacaaaataaaataactctTAACATACCTTGAGGAAGTTGCATAATACCGACGGTAAATCCAGCGATGACGTCATTTGGTAAGTCTGTTTTAATCTTGTACTTTCTATAAATCCTCAGGAAAGGCAAGACTTTCTCCACACATTTCCTCTTATTGGAACAGTTAGTCAAATTTCTGGCCGTCTTTTTGCATTTTTCAGAAAACGTAAGTTCTGGGTCCTCTTTACGATACTCTTTCCGGAACTCTGAGGTGTGATACAGTTTGGGTTTCTCGCCATCTACGTGCTTTTTATTCGGATTGGTTAACTGATCAGACGGGATGTCCCCAATATCCACTCTAAACGTACTCATTTGGCTTATGATTTACAGACAGTCACTACGATGAAGAATAGGCTATGGTCAATCTAAAAGACGAAGAATTGCAGTGAGTGATAATCAATCAGAATGGCTAGATATGCACCATCATTCTCGATCAAGGACCTCGTCTGTTgaaacaaattgatttaatgaattatccTTTCTTGTAACCTTTCTAAATTGTAAACAGAGACAATTTCTTGATGAGTGTTTTGATTTCTTGCTTTTATATGTTTTCCTAATTATGAAAGGAGTGTAATTATGACGGCAATGAAGAGTTTTATTTCAGAAGTAACTGCAAAAAATGAATCTTTAGAAAAATGCCCTGTCAACTGATAGCTGTggtttgtttatgtttacaaatgttACGTAGTGTTTACACTAGATGGTATATTGCGTTTTACGCAATTTCAAAAGCAAACAGTAATTGGAGAGCTTTATTTGTGGTATAATGGTATTGCTCGATGTTTGTGCACACCAACTAgcatacaatataaacaaaccCGTTCAGCTTCACTGAGTTTCGtcctctgtgtgtgtgttttggaTGCACCTGAACAAGGACTTGCAGTGTGtgcatgatttttaaaacaaattgttgtatcattttcaaacataaaaatatcatattcgTTTTTATTCCAGTTTGGAAAAAAGGTAGTGAAATTAACGTTCTGCAATAATCTTTTCGCATCTTTCTGCTTTAACACAAttaggtttaaaaaaaaaactaattagaAAAATACTTTACATTTGGTGAATTAAATGGTCaatataaaagtttttattCTGCTTAATATGAAGGACAAGGTCAATACAAAATTATGTCAGCTTTGGACTTCGCTACGTTAGGGGGATGTCATGTGTTTGAGAAACACTGCTATGTAGAATAGTGAACGATTTTGCGAAGATAAGAAATATTATCAAATGTGAGAATGTATCTTATCACATTGTTTCCACACTGAGTATAATACTTCAGGATTTTCAGTTATTGCTGTCATACTTACTCCATATTGTATACGTAATGATATTGCTGCAAGATTTCCAACTGTCACAATTCATGTTCATTCGTTTACTTGTCACgaaaataattgtttgttttgggagggattttttttttttttttttttttggttgtttgtattttttttgaTACAGTAGATGAATGCACAGCACTTTAAATTGTACATGAATAAGTGGGACAGTGAAGACAAGAAACAGTACTCGATTAGTATCACACAAATATTATGTAATCTGACTCTCCCAGAAACATCAATATACATAGGTATAAGCAATTCTACCTGTTAGAAAAAAAGTGGGCTATAACTTTTGCAATCGTCCTTCATGTCGAAGCCCATAATGATATTAATTAGTGTTGGCACTTTCATACTAAAAAATTCCCCATTAACTTAATTAGCTGCATTCAAATTTACTAATTCGAAAGCATAAAATTATTTGAGTTCAGTCTTCTATGTCGTCTTTTGCATGATATTAAACATTCTTCAAACGCCAAAAGCCATAAAGAAATGGAAAGTACAAGTTCAACGAAAATACGAAACTAATGGTTTTGTGGTTTTGGTTTCTCTTTTTATCAAGAAGTCAAAATGTCAACTTGCTTACGACAGCGAATAGGCTGTATTAACGTATGCCTGATGCACAGAATGCATCAAAGGTGCACACTAGTAAAATTcaattagaatataatattgAATTCCTTTGCACTTCTTTCAAAAATTCTTTCTCATCAAAGagtaaatattttacatttcaaattttcCTGGTTATTTATGGTATGCATTCGTtggattaaaaacaaaataattaccTGGAAGAAGTGGTATGTTCAATGAATACAGAAGAGAATAAACAAAAGATATCATACATgatattttaaggaaatgaacCTCTAATGGTTATGACGTCAGTAGCTTGCACCTTAATAGTGACCTGCCAACATTGAATCATTACAACCCCTTTCATTACTTCTTTGACATCCATAAATAGAAACAACAAATCTACTGGCCGCATTACGACAAGTTTCCCCCCTTTCATGTGTGTAAGTGATAGACGCACATTTTGTTAAATGTCATTATATTAACATAacagattttaaatatattcaatCTGATGATTTTTAATCGGAATGCACAAAATTCTTTGAATGATGAAACTTGCATGAAATTAAACTGAGAAAATTACTTAATCCtgctaattgttttattaccaGTAATATTATTTGCATGAATATTATCGTCAGATTGTTACATAGCAATATGTATAGTTTTGTTTTGCATACATATTGCAATCAGCCATATTAGAATTATATCGATGTATTGCATACATATTGCAATCAGCCATATTTGAATAATATcgatttatgaaattgacacAACAACACTCGGCTCTAATAAAACACGCAGTGTACCatctcattaaaaaaaaagagagagacaAAAAGAGAAGACTTTCAGATAAAGTTTAGTCACAATTATGCATGAAATGATTACTGAGGTTTCTTTAGAAAGTTGacatttgacttactttttccGTTTGTGCTTATGGATGTAAAACCTTACAACACCTGCCTCCATCCTCATTTGTGTGACCACGGCATGTTTTTCTGTTTCATATAATCATTTTATCCGTATTTTCTCCATGCAGTCAAAAATACTACCCACATCAACTGACAGTCCGACAAATTGAATTTCACAcgaaatgtatattttcaaacagagaataaaaaaatctatatttcacaaGCTGTTGACCTGTAGCGATACTTTGTGTCAGCCCTTCTCCTCCCCAGTAACACTGTAACAGTGACACAACACCAGCGTACCTTATCAACAAGAAACgtttaaattttcaaactttccaaaatatttcttaaagattgattaaatttttgtaaataatatttcatGCAAAGTTTATGGATTGAAAGATTTATATCACAGATTCTAAGGGTGATGGATGCCGTCTGATTATAGAGATGGCAGCCAGCGGTACATCTGATTACTGTAAATGTTATTGAATTTGCAAAAAGGTTGCGAGCCGAGCCATTGTGTGTCACATAACTAGATATGCATTCCAGAAAACTACGATTTCATTTGCTGTATTAGATTGCAATGAAGCATGTTATTTAGTGAATCAATACAAACAACAGCTGTACTCCGGCAGGTGATATGTCGATTTTACAGTGTCTTGAGCATTAGTTACAACTGTACATTACTGTGTAACATTATACATTTAATGTAAGAGGTGATAAGTTTTGGAGGGTGAAGACTTCGGCGTTGTTTTTTGAAGTACAATTAGCTAAGGTGTTAATCCGGAAATGATATGCAATAGTTTTCTaaacagaatatattttattttaccgAGTAAATCCGTGTATTGGTAAACATGAAAGACGTGTATCtaacatctaaaaaaaaaaaaaaaaaaaaaataaaaaaaaaatcaaagaaaaaaaatctaacatCTCAAAAGTCCATGAATATATCCATCAAATCaattaacaatatctttaaaaaatgagaGTACCATATGAtcgaattgttttgaaaatgggCGTTAAAGTTAAAGGTTAAAGTTCAAATCTTTCTAGTACTTGCCTTACAAGCTGTCAAGTTTTCCAGACTGTCAGAGATTGGTTGTTACACAGTTTTGATCAGTTTACTATTAGCATCAAGTAAACCACGGATATCCTTGCGGATGAAATGCTATTAACCTAATCTAGTCATTAtaagattttatatatatacagagatCCGCTTTCAAAGAGCACAGTGTGGTGAGTGTCTTTTTAATGCCGGATTTTTCACCTTTATGCAATGGTATCCTTAGCAGaacaatacaaatgtatatatgaaatacatatgtCATATATTGTGACAGCAAGAAACAGTAATTGTTTCAGCGCCCTACAAAAGGAAAGACAAATGTTTGAGGGAGAGGCGCAAATAGGTTTATAATCAATAATCAGTATTTTAACGTGCGCGTGAGTGCCCGCAGGTTAAGCGTTAAACTAACTATTATGAGCCCTAAACGATATATTTTATTACATGCTCGAATTGTATTCGTGTTAATGAAATGTGCAAATGACAAGACGATTgtcaatgaaaaataagaatattATTTACGCAGAATTATTATATAATACTAATTTGGAGCGCTGTGTGAACAGATATCCTTTTTTTCGTTTTGGCGTATACAGCAGTACATCATATTCAACAACTCGTGAACTATAATTTATGGTAACTTTCAGAGGAGTCAACTAATTTGTTAACCACCAAGACATCATTGACCGCCTTGGTCAGGGGTGTTGTACCCATAAATGAATGCAATCTGTCGACCTACTCGCACGAAGCAACATCTCGACGCAAAAACTAATAAATTAAACCACACGCAGCTCAAAACAGACTCCATGACCTTGAAGCCTATCGTGAAGACTTGACCTTTGTCCAGTTGCAGTTACACCGAAGATACCTACCTTTCACTCATTTTCATTGCATTTTATACATTACGGGACATTTATTGGTAGATATTAATATAATACTAGTgatttgcaaataaaatgaattacggtgcatttttgcaatataaatcaaaatatcaaatgcaGATTTTTTGACTGACGTTCCATCAAGTAATGctgtatgaaatatttatttatgtttttgaaatatttcttttaattaatGCAGTACTTCACACACATGTACCTAAATGTAATTTAATTTATAGAATGACACATCATCTGTTACTCttcaaattcattttctttgaacgtttatgtaaacatttttttttacttaaatGACAATTAAACGATGTCAAAAGAAATAATGTCATGCTACATATCATTTGTATTTAGCTACTAATTCAAAAGCGTGTTTTGATGTTGCCGCTTAAAGTACCCTAAAATTTTATCCTAAAGACACTCGCTACAAagtttttttcttccaaaaatgatgaaaacgaaaaccaaatttgtttttataagtaaaagGAATAAAATTTACTGTATGCAGTGTAAATCattcccatgatttctcaataAAGTGTAAAAGAGCGAGTACAATTTCCATAGTTATAGAGGGAGGAATAATATACTTCAACTTCTACATCAATGTGCAAGTcccttattcatttttaaaaggaaTTGTATATTTGTTCTTACTACAACCAAACTGaaccaaaaatatatatcaacccattaatatttttttggtGTGCATCAAGTGTCCTTAGCCGCTAACAAGGAAAATAATCTGCAGAATCTTTCAGATAATAATTGTCTTGAGCAAAAATTTAATTGAATacatcacaatacaaaatcTATTTGCAATTGCTTGTATTTTGTGTAAAAGTACTGACACAGTTGTCTTCAACGGAAAAGTTAAAGCACATGTTAAACAGAATTTTTAAGGGACAAAATGAGACTTAATGGTGGTAAGACGACCATGTTTTCATTCCATTTCCCTTACAGCTTTAGAGAGTTACCAAAGTATAAAAATCAATTAGACAAACTGAATTAAACTGAGAAAtctaaattaattcaattatctGCTTCctaaattaattcaattatctGCTTCATCAACATGCATATATGCAAATACATCTGCAAGTGTTTTCCAAGAACGTGCATGACTGGATTAATATCtgattatttttcatacatttccAGATCACAACATGATGTTTggtgaaaaaagaaaagaaaatagaatTACAATAAGATACAGAATATGTGTACCTGCCCAGCTGTGGTTTCAACTCGCCGCGAACCTTCCCGTGTCCCTGGGATGACTGAAGGGTGTGACCTCCGTGTATCCGGCCTGGCTCCCGGTGACGTTAGGTCCTCGTCATCACCGTGATATAATTAACAGCAGGTAAACATGCATTCCTTTTATGTCtcgtgttttaaaaatagaaatctaattcacaaaacacacacacgagagagagagagagagagagagagaagagagaagagagagagagagagagagagagagagagagagcgagcgaGAGCGATTGTATGCCAATCCGCTTGATACTTATATATCCAAATTGACATGGatattttaaatgcatattGGCCTGCAATAGATATGTCCATAACTAATAATTAATGCAATTCCACTATAGGACATGGGTATGCATGTAGAAATTCattattacacatgtatatggtaCATACAGGAATACATAAATGGACAAATATCGGCCGCATAATTATTTTGTGGGGTAACTGGAGAGTCGCCCAGTGTGCCAGTTTAACTTGAGAATGTATGCTTCACCAGAGAaatgatatggatgaaaagtggaggatatgtacaacactattttgaaattgaaaactttcaaatttactttatttagttaaAAACTGCAGTTTTAGTATAATGCAGTCTGAATTTTTATACGCCTGCTAGACTCGAacacacgatctacagttcagcagtcgacgtgctaaccttctgagctactcagctaggcgatgatttcttaaatgaatagacaaatattgctgatatttatattttcatccaagttttaaaaggaagtcagccattatgacgatgttcAGTACTTCCTTAACTTGTAAGGGGCACACTGGGGGCCCGATTAAAACATTCAGTGTCCAGACCCGAACGGGCGCCAGCGTTCTAAGGAGGTAAGGAGACCCGCCCTTCTCACCCTGTCACCTGCAGAGCTACCTGGAAATTATCAAGCGGGGCATATACATAACCCAATAACATGTACCAGCCTGCAGCATCCCCTCACAAAAgtgaggtggatgtggccccaACCGTTCCCGGTGGTGGCCCCACTATAGCAAATTAACTTGTTTTAACATGTTAAGACTTTAATAGCATCCACTCACTGAAGTGAGATGGATAAGGCCCCAACCGGCCCCGGTGGTGGCCCCATTATAGCAGATTAACTTTGTTTTAACTTGTTAAGACTTTAGTCCTGTAAACTGCCCTCTGCTTTAGAAACAGGTGGGGGAAGACACCCAGGTTTTGGAGCAGAAACAGTCATGACATATCCATTACCTACTCCCCAGTCCCCCTAAAACATGCGACATCTGGAATGACAATTCAGTGACAGTCCATCTGGTCCAGGCTTTCATCATTTACTGCATTTAGGGAATCGTTAGGATATCATTAGCTGTTTGCAAACCTGTAGAAGaagaaaccccccccccccccccaaaaaaaaaaaaccccagacactgagaaaaaatacatgtaaaatatcattatatgGGATGGtagggtgggtgggtgtttGCTTGCTTGGGTTGAATCTGCCTAATGGTTGGGGTCTTTCCCGGGGAGTACTAACTGTGACGTAGATGACGTAGGATGCAGGTTAAATCCCGTAGACCTGATGTACGGGGTGTCTAAAAAATAATATGGACTATTTGAtattaaatcaaataattcCGATTAATTACTGAATCCACCTTGATAGTTAAATATCCAAATTGACATCgatatttaaaatgcatattGGCCTGTAGCCTGTAATAGGTACTTCCATGACTAATGCAATTCCACTATAGGACATGGGTAtgcatttagaaattcattattacacatgtatatggtaCATACAGGAATACATAAATGGACAAATATCGGCCGCATGATGCTTTTTGTATGGTAACTGGGGAGTCGGTCAGTGTGCCAGTTTAAATGAGTTACCAGAATAAGGACAAGTGTACTTGACAATCATGGGCCTAGGAAACAAACCTGATCGTAGAGTCGCATAGGAATTACAGTAATAAGACACGCCGAGAAAATGGCATAAGAACTGCTACAATACATGAACTAGTTAATAGAACTGGAAGGTGGATAAAAACACCTTgactgaaaaaaatcaaaagtcgCTTAAaatgttgcacgtctcatgttaatttccctaaaggtgttgcatgaaagatagaaaaaaataagttattcaaatttatgataaaaccaattggaacgtatgtcttgattcaataaaattttgaaaataagtttaaaagacgtgtattgacaagattagccaaaatatttcgagtttaaatcaagtaataagcgatttatatgattttctagcgttaaaatggaggggtatccccgaatttcactG is part of the Ostrea edulis chromosome 2, xbOstEdul1.1, whole genome shotgun sequence genome and harbors:
- the LOC125679238 gene encoding prestin-like isoform X1 produces the protein MSTFRVDIGDIPSDQLTNPNKKHVDGEKPKLYHTSEFRKEYRKEDPELTFSEKCKKTARNLTNCSNKRKCVEKVLPFLRIYRKYKIKTDLPNDVIAGFTVGIMQLPQGMAYAMLADMPPVVGLYMAFFPVLIYFFFGTSRHISMGTVAVVSLMTGSVVSNISPQKSNSVLPTGLSANNTYINDTMGGNDTLSLTTMLPTIASADDDFVMQKLALASSMCFLVGVVQVIFGACRLGFVTTYMSDPLVSGFTTGAAVHVFTSQVKYVFGLKIPRFPNLFQIIYTYKAIIENLPNTNYVTVIISAICMVILYIVKVQINQRFKHKLKVPVPIELLVVVGGTLLSYFFNFHTEYNIKIVGKVPAGLPEPQIPNLKSAFEHVSDAIIIAVVAFAQSVSLAALMAKKHNYTMDSNQELIAYGAGNIFGSFFSCYPFAASVSRSSVQDSAGGRTQVTSVFSASLVLVVIILIGPLFESLPNCVLSSIIMVALRSMFLQVLELKNLWKVSRYDCVIWVVTFLAVVILYVDLGLWVGLIFSFLTVVVRTQCAKAVSLQKIPDVEMFADDKKYLKTQAQLGIRVIGFNSPLYYANGDMFVKQVFQIVGLKPERARKQIKRLGSILEFRRVSQMTLVCGSYSHVDPKPPLTPTHSIGDHGSVSLSISNGSGEISQRNSTADLHSNGNGVRSRNGSIKPSSCNLAYVHHVIIDCSSMCFIDSVGSKILKQVIEEYRTVGTVVFLAAVRDEVWRVLEATGFVEKYDSQIYLSVHDAVIAATIEGEGENADDASSEGRMCTITEEVEPKVNDYLMTDYKSV
- the LOC125679238 gene encoding prestin-like isoform X2 → MSTFRVDIGDIPSDQLTNPNKKHVDGEKPKLYHTSEFRKEYRKEDPELTFSEKCKKTARNLTNCSNKRKCVEKVLPFLRIYRKYKIKTDLPNDVIAGFTVGIMQLPQGMAYAMLADMPPVVGLYMAFFPVLIYFFFGTSRHISMGTVAVVSLMTGSVVSNISPQKSNSVLPTGLSANNTYINDTMGGNDTLSLTTMLPTIASADDDFVMQKLALASSMCFLVGVVQVIFGACRLGFVTTYMSDPLVSGFTTGAAVHVFTSQVKYVFGLKIPRFPNLFQIIYTYKAIIENLPNTNYVTVIISAICMVILYIVKVQINQRFKHKLKVPVPIELLVVVGGTLLSYFFNFHTEYNIKIVGKVPAGLPEPQIPNLKSAFEHVSDAIIIAVVAFAQSVSLAALMAKKHNYTMDSNQELIAYGAGNIFGSFFSCYPFAASVSRSSVQDSAGGRTQVTSVFSASLVLVVIILIGPLFESLPNCVLSSIIMVALRSMFLQVLELKNLWKVSRYDCVIWVVTFLAVVILYVDLGLWVGLIFSFLTVVVRTQCAKAVSLQKIPDVEMFADDKKYLKTQAQLGIRVIGFNSPLYYANGDMFVKQVFQIVGLKPERARKQIKRLGSILEFRRVSQMTLVCGSYSHVDPKPPLTPTHSIGDHGSVSLSISNGSGEISQRNSTADLHSNGNGVRSRNGSIKPSSCNLAYVHHVIIDCSSMCFIDSVGSKILKQVIEEYRTVGTVVFLAAVRDEVWRVLEATGFVEKYDSQIYLSVHDAVIAATIEGEGENADDAGSTHI
- the LOC125679238 gene encoding sulfate anion transporter 1-like isoform X3 → MSTFRVDIGDIPSDQLTNPNKKHVDGEKPKLYHTSEFRKEYRKEDPELTFSEKCKKTARNLTNCSNKRKCVEKVLPFLRIYRKYKIKTDLPNDVIAGFTVGIMQLPQGTVAVVSLMTGSVVSNISPQKSNSVLPTGLSANNTYINDTMGGNDTLSLTTMLPTIASADDDFVMQKLALASSMCFLVGVVQVIFGACRLGFVTTYMSDPLVSGFTTGAAVHVFTSQVKYVFGLKIPRFPNLFQIIYTYKAIIENLPNTNYVTVIISAICMVILYIVKVQINQRFKHKLKVPVPIELLVVVGGTLLSYFFNFHTEYNIKIVGKVPAGLPEPQIPNLKSAFEHVSDAIIIAVVAFAQSVSLAALMAKKHNYTMDSNQELIAYGAGNIFGSFFSCYPFAASVSRSSVQDSAGGRTQVTSVFSASLVLVVIILIGPLFESLPNCVLSSIIMVALRSMFLQVLELKNLWKVSRYDCVIWVVTFLAVVILYVDLGLWVGLIFSFLTVVVRTQCAKAVSLQKIPDVEMFADDKKYLKTQAQLGIRVIGFNSPLYYANGDMFVKQVFQIVGLKPERARKQIKRLGSILEFRRVSQMTLVCGSYSHVDPKPPLTPTHSIGDHGSVSLSISNGSGEISQRNSTADLHSNGNGVRSRNGSIKPSSCNLAYVHHVIIDCSSMCFIDSVGSKILKQVIEEYRTVGTVVFLAAVRDEVWRVLEATGFVEKYDSQIYLSVHDAVIAATIEGEGENADDASSEGRMCTITEEVEPKVNDYLMTDYKSV